In Coffea eugenioides isolate CCC68of unplaced genomic scaffold, Ceug_1.0 ScVebR1_3418;HRSCAF=4626, whole genome shotgun sequence, a single genomic region encodes these proteins:
- the LOC113757911 gene encoding uncharacterized protein LOC113757911 gives MEKFALSEKELEGANLDVGDIHLGIKECQASLVGKIKGENMVNFVGMKNFVTAAWSYLGELSIMEPGPNLFQFVILGEEDRQRILAGEPWVIDSQLLVLRNWYDGIEEDESAFNLAPLWVQIWNLPVHWISKEIGRKIGRVFHEVREVIIPQVGGKEGRHLKMLLTVDISQPLLRVQL, from the coding sequence ATGGAGAAGTTTGCACTCTCAGAAAAGGAGCTGGAAGGGGCCAACCTAGATGTTGGAGACATACACCTAGGTATCAAAGAGTGTCAAGCAAGTCTAGTAGGGAAGATTAAAGGTGAGAACATGGTAAACTTTGTAGGGATGAAAAACTTTGTAACTGCTGCTTGGAGTTACCTTGGAGAGCTTAGCATAATGGAACCAGGTCCCAATCTTTTCCAGTTTGTAATATTGGGGGAGGAAGACAGACAAAGAATCTTAGCTGGAGAACCTTGGGTCATAGATAGCCAACTGTTAGTGCTAAGAAACTGGTATGATGGAATTGAAGAGGATGAGAGTGCCTTTAATTTGGCACCCTTGTGGGTACAGATATGGAATCTACCAGTTCACTGGATCTCGAAGGAGATTGGAAGGAAAATAGGGAGAGTGTTTCATGAAGTGAGGGAGGTTATAATCCCTCAAGTAGGTGGGAAAGAGGGAAGACACCTGAAAATGCTATTAACAGTAGATATTTCTCAACCTTTACTGAGGGTACAACTGTGA